In Labilibaculum sp. DW002, the genomic window TGTTTCCGTAATCAGGTTATAAATCTATGCGAAATGCATAGTATGCAGCATCAGGAGTTGCCTTTTGAATTTGAAAGTAATTCGCTCGAAACATTAATGAAGATTATCGATCGTGAAGGTGGATTTACTCTAATCCCGGAATTGGCAACGCAGTATATGTCGACAGAAAAGATGACTCAAGTAAAACCTTTTACTAATTTGCATCCACTTCGCGAAGTGAGTTTGATTTATTCCCGACATTATTCGAAACACAAACTTCTCGACTTACTTGCTAAAAGTATTCAAAATGTCATCCCAAACGATCTTTTAAATAGTTCTAAAGGAACAATTGTTGAATGGCGCTAACCCTATTTCAATCTAAGTTTGAAGCAGTTAGTTTAGGCTGTAAAAAAAAGTATGATTTTTTTTAAAAAAAGTATTGTCGGTTTAAAGAATTATCTCTTACTTTGCAGCGCTAAAGAAAAAAACTAGAGCACATCATTACTCTCTTTTTTCAATAGCATTTAAAGAAAAAAAATACAGAAATGTATTGCGAAATTAAATTACTTCAATTATCTTTGCAGCTCCAAATTTGATGGTCCGTTCGTCTAGGGGTTAGGACGCTAGATTTTCATTCTAGTAACACGGGTTCGATTCCCGTACGGACTACATAGTTTTGCAATTCTTTAATTGCTTTTTGGAGATTTTTTTTGGTCCGTTCGTCTAGGGGTTAGGACGCTAGATTTTCATTCTAGTAACACGGGTTCGATTCCCGTACGGACTACAGTTTTAAATAATTATTATACAATAAAGAGATGGCAAATCATCAATCCGCAATTAAAAGAATTCGTCAGTCTGAGGCTAGAAGAGTGCATAACAAGTACTATGCTAAAACTACGAGAAATGCCGTAAGAAATTTACGTGCGACTACTGATAAGGAAGCTGCTTCTGAGTTGCTACCTAAAGTTACTGCTATGTTGGATAAGTTGGCTAAGATCAACGTAATTCACAAAAACAAAGCGGCTAACTTGAAATCGAAATTAGCTTCACACGTTAACAAACTGTAAGTAAGACATTACAACTCTATAATAGAGGGTTCTCATTGAGAACCCTTTTTTGGCGTGTAGTAAATCCTCGTTTGATAATTTCATATTTATTCATAACTTTAATTAAGTTACAAAATATGAATTGATGGATGAGTATAAGAAATTAAGCATTAAAGACTGGGCAGTTGAAGATCGCCCCAGAGAAAAATTAATGTACAAAGGAGTAAAAAGCTTATCATCAGCTGAACTTCTTGCAATTATTATAGGAAGTGGAAACCGAAAACTATCTGCAGTAGAGTTATCCAAATATATCCTTTCCCATTGCGACAACGATCTAAATTTACTCGCAAAAAAATCCATTTCAGATTTAATAAAAATTCCAGGTATTGGCGAAGCCAAAGCAATTGGAATTATTTCAGCATTAGAATTGGGCCGCAGACAAAAAGCATTCCCTTCTAAACAAAAGCAAAAGATTACTTGTAGCCAAGATGCATTTGATATTCTATCACCCTACGTTGAAGATTTAGGGCATGAAGAATTTTGGGTTGTTTTCTTAAACCAAGCAAACAAGATTGTAGAAATTAAAAACGTTTCATCGGGAGGCATAACAGGAACTGTTTTCGATGTGAGGTTAGTATTTAAAGATGCTCTTCTCTTACAGGCAACCAATTTAATTCTCTGTCACAATCATCCATCTGGAAACCTAAATCCCTCTAAGGCCGACAAAGACGTCACTACAAAAGCTAGCGAAGCTGGTAAGTTGATGAACATATCAGTATTAGATCATCTAATAATAGCAGATAATCAGTTCTTTAGCTTTGCCGATGAAGGCCTAATTTAGATTGAATTAGTCTTATCAATTTTTAGCTAAATTCTTGTTTAATATTTTTGAAATATACTTACATTTGCGCTCAGCTAATTTTTAAATACGACATCATGGTGCATACTATTGGGGACAACAATTCCCTTTTCAACCAATTTATAGCTGAAATTCGCGACGTAAATGTTCAAAATGATCCTTTACGATTCAGAAGAAACCTAGAAAGAGTGGGTGAAATCTTTGCTTATGAAATCAGCAAAACTTTTAATTACTCTGAAAAAGACGTTCAAACTCCGCTTGGAATTGCAAAAACAAATCTTGCTGAAGATGAGGTTGTTGTTGCTTCTATTCTTAGAGCTGGTTTACCATTGCACAATGGTTTATTAAACTACTTCGATCGTTCTGAGAATGCATTCATTTCTGCTTACCGTAATTATAACGAAGATGGTGAATTCGAAATTAAATTCGAATACATTGCGTCTCCTTCTATTGATGGTAAAGTTGTAATTTTAGCAGATCCGATGCTTGCAACAGGTTCATCTATGGAGTTAGCATATAAAGCTATACTTACAAAAGGAACACCAAAGCATGTTCACATTGTTTCTATTATTGCCAGTACAGAAGGTGTTGAATTTGTAAAGGAAAAACTTGCCGGAGAAAATATTACTTTATGGATGGGTGCAGTTGATCCTGAATTAAACTCTAAATCATACATCATTCCTGGTTGTGGTGATGCCGGAGATTTAGCTTTCGGTTCGAAATTAGGATAAAAAATATTTCGATCAAGAAATGGCTGTTTGTAACAAACAGCCATTTTTTTTTATTTGTATTTTTTCACTTCCATTTTATCAGGACAATCTGCCAATAGTTCTTTAATCGTTTTTCCAATTACCGGATGAACTAAATCCTCTCCTACATCCATCATTGGCATTAAGGCAAACATTCTTTCTTGAATACGAGGATGCGGTACTTCCAAACGTTCAGAAGCTATCCTTTCCTCGCCATAAAAAAGGATATCAATATCTATTGTTCTTTCACTATATTGATTCTTTTTGCGAATTCGTCCCAAGTCCTTCTCTATACTTTGAGTAAGATTCAATATTTCTATAGCTTCCAAGTCCGAATCGAGCACAACAACCTGGTTAAGGAAATTTAATTCATGATGGAAACCCCAAGGTTCTGTTTCATAAATTGCTGAAACCTTAACAACAGTTCCAACATCTTTACTCATTTTTTCGATTGCCTCTCGTAAGATCTGTTCCCGATCGCCAAGATTACCTCCCAACAAAAAATAGACTCTAGTCATAAATATTCAATTTGATCGGTAAAAGAAACAAAGAAATCCCGAGTATCAAAATGTACATCGAAAATTCATATTTTGATCAAAGCAATATCAGCTTATTTAGATATATTTGTTAGAGAGTATATTTACATAAATATTATGCCCTACATTTAAATTTGTAGGTTTGATATTGATTACCATTTAAAATTATAATATGAAAAGTTTCTTCAAATTTACATTTGCTTCAATATTGGGAGTTATTATTGGTGGATTTCTTCTGCTTTTTTTAGGAATAATGATTATAGCTGGAATAGCATCAAGTGCTGACAAACCGGTTACTGTTAAAGCGAAAAGCATCCTTGAAATCAAGCTAAACAATCAATTGGTTGATAGAGGTTCGGACAATCCTCTTGCTGATTTCGACGTTCTTTCAATGAGTCCAACAAAAAACATCGGTTTAAATACAATCCTAAGCAATATTGAAAAAGCTAAAACGGATGATAAAATAAAGGGAATCTACCTAAACGTATTCGATATTCCTGCCAACTTTGGTGGTTTAGCATCAATTGAAGAGATTCGAAATAAACTTAAGGAGTTTAAAACAACAGGAAAGTTTATTGTCAGCTACAATAATATGGGTCATTCACAAAAAGCCTACTATCTAACATCTGTGGCCGATAGCGTATATTTAAATCCTGAATCGATGTTATTCATACTAGGTATGGGTGGCGAAAGAACTTTCTACAGAAAATTTCTTGAAAAGATTGGCGTTGAAGCACAGGTTATACGTGTTGGAAAATACAAATCGGCAACCGAGCAATATTTCCGTGATGATATGAGTGACGAAAGTCGTGAGCAAACCATGTCTTACGTTGGTGCAATGTGGAATCAAATACTTAAGGGCATTTCAGAAGAGCGCAATATAAGCATCGAAAAACTAAATGAACTAATAGATGCAGTAGCTATTAAAAAGGCAGACGATGCTCTAAAATATGGCTTAATTGATGGCGTTATCTATCAAGATGAAATGAATTCGAAACTAAGAAAATTAGCAGGTTTAGATGAAGATAAAAAACTAAGATTGATTAGTTCTTCGAAGTATGCAAAAGCTCCTGATGCGAATTATCAATTTTCTAAAAATAAAATTGCAGTTATTTATGCTAGTGGTGCTAT contains:
- the upp gene encoding uracil phosphoribosyltransferase, giving the protein MVHTIGDNNSLFNQFIAEIRDVNVQNDPLRFRRNLERVGEIFAYEISKTFNYSEKDVQTPLGIAKTNLAEDEVVVASILRAGLPLHNGLLNYFDRSENAFISAYRNYNEDGEFEIKFEYIASPSIDGKVVILADPMLATGSSMELAYKAILTKGTPKHVHIVSIIASTEGVEFVKEKLAGENITLWMGAVDPELNSKSYIIPGCGDAGDLAFGSKLG
- the rpsT gene encoding 30S ribosomal protein S20, whose product is MANHQSAIKRIRQSEARRVHNKYYAKTTRNAVRNLRATTDKEAASELLPKVTAMLDKLAKINVIHKNKAANLKSKLASHVNKL
- the radC gene encoding RadC family protein → MDEYKKLSIKDWAVEDRPREKLMYKGVKSLSSAELLAIIIGSGNRKLSAVELSKYILSHCDNDLNLLAKKSISDLIKIPGIGEAKAIGIISALELGRRQKAFPSKQKQKITCSQDAFDILSPYVEDLGHEEFWVVFLNQANKIVEIKNVSSGGITGTVFDVRLVFKDALLLQATNLILCHNHPSGNLNPSKADKDVTTKASEAGKLMNISVLDHLIIADNQFFSFADEGLI
- the folK gene encoding 2-amino-4-hydroxy-6-hydroxymethyldihydropteridine diphosphokinase, yielding MTRVYFLLGGNLGDREQILREAIEKMSKDVGTVVKVSAIYETEPWGFHHELNFLNQVVVLDSDLEAIEILNLTQSIEKDLGRIRKKNQYSERTIDIDILFYGEERIASERLEVPHPRIQERMFALMPMMDVGEDLVHPVIGKTIKELLADCPDKMEVKKYK
- the sppA gene encoding signal peptide peptidase SppA, producing MKSFFKFTFASILGVIIGGFLLLFLGIMIIAGIASSADKPVTVKAKSILEIKLNNQLVDRGSDNPLADFDVLSMSPTKNIGLNTILSNIEKAKTDDKIKGIYLNVFDIPANFGGLASIEEIRNKLKEFKTTGKFIVSYNNMGHSQKAYYLTSVADSVYLNPESMLFILGMGGERTFYRKFLEKIGVEAQVIRVGKYKSATEQYFRDDMSDESREQTMSYVGAMWNQILKGISEERNISIEKLNELIDAVAIKKADDALKYGLIDGVIYQDEMNSKLRKLAGLDEDKKLRLISSSKYAKAPDANYQFSKNKIAVIYASGAIGFEQSEDAIGPEMANTIRKARRDSSIKAIVLRINSPGGAANVSDFIWREVKLAAETKPVIASMGNVAASGGYYIACPADTIVADNNTITGSIGIYGLFFSGEELIKNKVGLTTDYYGTNKHSAFGGSYPLMLPVSSRKFNRTEKEILQTVINNGYDTFLSKVAEGRNMTTEAVHEVAQGRVWNAMDAKEIGLVDVLGGLETAINIAKEKAGIENYKIVSLPKVKDPVEAFVEELTGQAKIRIMKHELGSFYNTYEKTQNLMQLGGIQARIPYEIELD